One region of Candidatus Micrarchaeum acidiphilum ARMAN-2 genomic DNA includes:
- a CDS encoding type II secretion system protein E, giving the protein MADKDPQNQTVNVAQPPKPAESERGDKTMAEYHLDVHGLDVKVRIHVSTEDFNPEYEVTFIGVSNATRLLLLSFRRQLLSLVPVDPTKIENKAYIEQLNQTYLKESNTLIDRYLPDTPPETRKVLTAYILNMMLGLGDLEVPVADDNLEEITVNGSKTPIWVFHKKYGWCQTTIKPMSEEEIYDQAEQIGRRVGRELNNLAPLMDAELIDGSRVNATLFPISQVGNTITIRKFSKNPWTMPALIKTGSISAEVAALIWLCIQNEICILISGGTASGKTSFLNAMSIFFPSTRRVISVEDTRELSLPEFMQWVAMLSRQPNPEGKGGVTMYNLMINALRQRPDIMLVGEIRTSKDAETFFEAIHTGHAVYGTLHADNVQDTVVRMTNPPIDTPKSTMNALGVIVTVFRHRAKGIRRMLELGEIMKSGDANVLYRWNMRDDTFLQTSEMSSLAETLDLYGGLTKKEIAAEIQEKAKILSWMVKNGLTGVNDAGFVVANYYKDRAHVVDIVSRDQPFSREAF; this is encoded by the coding sequence ATGGCAGATAAAGATCCCCAAAACCAAACTGTCAACGTCGCCCAGCCGCCCAAGCCTGCGGAAAGTGAGAGGGGAGACAAGACAATGGCGGAGTACCACTTGGACGTGCACGGTCTGGACGTCAAGGTGCGCATACACGTATCAACAGAGGACTTCAATCCAGAATACGAGGTAACGTTCATAGGCGTGAGCAACGCCACAAGGCTGCTTCTGCTGTCGTTCAGGAGGCAGCTGCTATCGCTGGTTCCTGTAGATCCTACAAAGATAGAAAACAAGGCGTACATAGAGCAGCTCAACCAGACATATCTTAAGGAGAGTAACACCCTGATAGATAGGTACCTTCCAGACACGCCCCCGGAAACAAGAAAGGTGCTCACTGCGTACATACTTAACATGATGCTGGGCCTCGGCGACCTAGAGGTGCCGGTTGCCGACGACAACCTGGAAGAGATAACCGTGAACGGGTCAAAGACACCGATATGGGTATTCCACAAGAAGTACGGCTGGTGCCAGACAACGATAAAGCCTATGAGCGAGGAGGAGATATACGACCAGGCGGAGCAGATCGGCAGGAGGGTCGGAAGGGAGCTGAACAACCTGGCGCCGCTGATGGACGCCGAACTCATCGACGGGTCTAGGGTAAACGCCACGCTGTTTCCTATCTCGCAGGTCGGAAACACAATAACCATAAGGAAGTTTTCTAAGAACCCTTGGACCATGCCTGCCCTTATAAAGACGGGAAGCATAAGCGCAGAGGTCGCGGCACTTATCTGGCTATGCATACAGAACGAAATATGCATACTGATATCTGGGGGAACTGCAAGCGGAAAGACCAGCTTCCTCAACGCCATGAGCATTTTCTTTCCGAGCACCAGGAGGGTCATATCAGTCGAAGATACGAGGGAGCTTTCTCTGCCGGAATTCATGCAGTGGGTCGCCATGCTTTCAAGGCAGCCAAATCCTGAAGGCAAGGGCGGGGTCACAATGTACAATCTGATGATAAACGCATTGAGGCAGAGGCCGGACATAATGCTGGTCGGAGAAATAAGGACGTCCAAGGACGCCGAGACGTTCTTCGAGGCCATACACACCGGACACGCGGTGTACGGCACGCTCCACGCTGACAATGTGCAGGATACTGTGGTGAGGATGACAAACCCGCCGATAGACACGCCCAAGAGCACGATGAACGCGCTCGGCGTTATAGTGACGGTGTTCAGGCACAGGGCCAAGGGCATAAGGAGGATGCTTGAGCTCGGAGAAATAATGAAGAGCGGAGACGCAAACGTGCTCTACAGGTGGAACATGCGCGACGACACGTTCCTGCAGACGAGCGAGATGTCAAGCTTAGCAGAGACGCTTGACCTGTATGGGGGCCTTACAAAGAAGGAGATAGCCGCGGAAATACAGGAAAAGGCAAAAATATTATCGTGGATGGTAAAGAACGGCCTGACCGGTGTCAACGATGCCGGGTTCGTTGTCGCAAACTACTACAAGGACAGGGCGCACGTGGTTGACATAGTAAGCCGCGACCAGCCTTTTTCAAGGGAAGCATTTTAG